CGCAGATCCAGTCGGTGCGCGTCGGCCAGTATCAGCCGCACGTCGTGCGGATGGTGTTCGACCTGAAAGGCTCGGTGAAGCCGCAGGTGTTCACGCTGCCGCCGGTCGGCACCTACAAGTACCGGCTCGTGTTCGACCTGTATCCGGCCGTCGCGCCCGATCCGCTGTCCGACCTGATCGCGCAGACGGAACGCAAGGAGCAGGCGCTCAACGATACGGCGCGCGCGCAGCAGATGCAGCCGCCGACCACGCTGGCCGGCCCGGGCACGCCCCCGGTGCCGCCGGCCGGCGGCGACAACAGCGACGCGTTCTTCCAGCGCTTCGCGCAGAACACGCCGGCCACGCCGCACACGCCGCCGGCTGCCGGCACGCCTTCGACGCCCGCGAAGCCGGCCGTCAAGCCGCCGCCCGTCATCGCGCGCCGCGACGACAGCGACGACGACGGCGACACCTACAAGTTCACCGCGCCGAAATCCGGCAAGGGCGGCACGGTACGCCTGCTGACGGTCGCGATCGATCCGGGCCACGGCGGCGAGGATCCGGGCGCGATCGGCGGCGGCGGCACGTACGAGAAGCACATCGCGCTCGACATCGCGAAGAAGCTGCGCGCAAAGATCGACGGCGCGCCGAACATGCGCGCGATGATGACGCGCGACGCGGACTTCTTCGTGCCGCTGAACGTACGCGTGCAGAAGGCGCGCCGCGTGGGCGCGGATCTCTTCGTGTCGATCCACGCGGACGCGTTCACGACGCCGTCCGCGCGCGGCTCGTCCGTGTTCGCGCTGTCGGATCACGGCGCGACGAGCGCCGCGGCGCGCTGGATGGCGAACAAGGAGAATTCGTCGGACCTGATCGGCGGCATCAACATCAAGACGGCGGACGCGGCCGTGAACCGCGCGCTGTTCGACATGTCGACGACCGCGCAGATCCGCGATTCGCTGCGCTACGGCAATTACGTGCTGAAGGAAGTCGGCGGCATCAACAAGCTGCACAAGGGCTCGGTCGAGCAGGCCGGGTTCGCGGTGCTGAAGGCGCCCGACATTCCGTCGATCCTCGTCGAGACCGCGTTCATCAGCAACCCGGAAGAAGAGAGCCGGCTGAACGACGACAGCTATCGCGACCAGATGGCCGACGCGATCTTCCGCGGCATCAAGCGCTACTTCGCCGCAAATCCGCCGCTCGCGAAGAACCGGATGGCCTGACGGCCAGCCCTGCCCCGCCGCCGGCACGCACCGCGTGCCGGCGCGTCACGATGCCGCGAAGCGGCTCAGCACTTTCCCGCCGAACACGTTCACCGCGAGCCCGCCCATCACGAGCGCGGTGCCGATCAGCTGCGTTTGCGTCAGGTGTTCGTCGAGCAGCAGCGCCGACGACGCGAGCCCGACGACCGGCACCAGCAGCGAGAACTGCGCGACCTGCGCGGCCGGGTAGCGCGACAGCAGGCGGCTCCACAGCCCGTAGCCGAGCAGCGTCGCGACGAACGCGAGATAGACGACCGCGAAGATCGACGCGCCGTTGAGCCCGGCGAGCGCGGTCGCGATCCGCTG
The DNA window shown above is from Burkholderia cepacia and carries:
- a CDS encoding N-acetylmuramoyl-L-alanine amidase produces the protein MSRKMLIKPFRSIESAATATHNWRRRQILCAGASTLVLGLVAPRLAHASSVLGVRVWPARDYTRVTIESDQPLQNSQQLLQGPDRLVVDLTGLDLDQALRDLVSKIAPNDPQIQSVRVGQYQPHVVRMVFDLKGSVKPQVFTLPPVGTYKYRLVFDLYPAVAPDPLSDLIAQTERKEQALNDTARAQQMQPPTTLAGPGTPPVPPAGGDNSDAFFQRFAQNTPATPHTPPAAGTPSTPAKPAVKPPPVIARRDDSDDDGDTYKFTAPKSGKGGTVRLLTVAIDPGHGGEDPGAIGGGGTYEKHIALDIAKKLRAKIDGAPNMRAMMTRDADFFVPLNVRVQKARRVGADLFVSIHADAFTTPSARGSSVFALSDHGATSAAARWMANKENSSDLIGGINIKTADAAVNRALFDMSTTAQIRDSLRYGNYVLKEVGGINKLHKGSVEQAGFAVLKAPDIPSILVETAFISNPEEESRLNDDSYRDQMADAIFRGIKRYFAANPPLAKNRMA